Proteins from one Coregonus clupeaformis isolate EN_2021a chromosome 25, ASM2061545v1, whole genome shotgun sequence genomic window:
- the LOC121538836 gene encoding 5-hydroxytryptamine receptor 1B-like — protein MEKHASGDLEPTPALYGLIMNFTNDTFVTESSELEENEKSLAYQTSLAVILFVFTLATTLSNAFVIATIYQSKKLHTPANFLIASLAVTDLLVSILVMPICVLYTVSHTWTLGQVICDIWLSSDITCCTASILHLCVIALDRYWAITDAVEYSKKRTPARAAGMIAIAWVIAISISLPPLFWRQVKAEELTECNVNKDHIFYTIYSTFGAFYIPTLLLIVLYGRIYVEARKIILKQSPKKVGKRLTSARLVTNSPGSVASISPLQCGRHDTHSCDTGFLANENHVKVTVSDALLEKKRISAARERKATKTLGIILGAYIICWLPFFIYTLVVATCESCFYPELFDFFTWLGYLNSLINPIIYTMSNDDFKKAFHKLLRFRCCRS, from the coding sequence ATGGAGAAACACGCCTCAGGTGACCTCGAGCCAACTCCGGCATTATATGGACTAATAATGAATTTCACCAACGATACCTTTGTGACAGAGTCTTCAGAGCTGGAGGAAAATGAAAAGAGTCTAGCTTATCAAACCAGTTTGGCAGTGATTCTTTTCGTTTTCACACTCGCCACTACTTTATCCAACGCATTTGTCATTGCAACGATTTATCAGTCGAAAAAACTGCACACTCCAGCAAACTTTCTCATAGCATCTCTAGCTGTCACCGACCTCTTGGTGTCCATTTTGGTGATGCCAATATGCGTCTTGTACACCGTGAGTCACACCTGGACTTTGGGACAAGTTATATGTGACATTTGGTTATCCTCAGATATAACATGTTGCACTGCTTCTATCCTTCACTTATGCGTAATCGCTTTGGATCGATACTGGGCAATAACAGACGCCGTTGAGTACTCCAAAAAGCGCACGCCAGCGCGCGCGGCGGGGATGATCGCGATTGCCTGGGTCATCGCTATCTCCATCTCCCTGCCTCCGCTTTTCTGGCGGCAGGTGAAGGCAGAGGAGTTAACTGAATGTAATGTCAACAAGGACCACATTTTCTACACTATTTACTCCACGTTTGGAGCATTCTACATCCCCACTTTGCTGCTTATTGTGCTTTATGGAAGAATATACGTTGAAGCCCGCAAGATAATTTTGAAACAATCCCCCAAAAAGGTAGGGAAGAGACTTACTTCAGCGCGCCTGGTCACAAACTCCCCTGGATCTGTGGCGTCGATATCACCTTTGCAGTGTGGAAGACATGATACCCACTCCTGTGACACGGGTTTCTTGGCAAATGAGAACCATGTGAAAGTAACCGTGTCTGACGCACTTTTGGAGAAAAAAAGAATCTCAGCCGCTAGGGAGAGGAAAGCGACCAAAACATTGGGAATAATATTAGGCGCATACATTATATGCTGGTTGCCGTTTTTCATATACACCCTGGTGGTGGCTACCTGTGAATCTTGTTTTTACCCCGAGTTGTTCGACTTTTTCACTTGGCTTGGTTATCTTAACTCGTTAATCAATCCAATTATATATACCATGtccaatgatgactttaaaaaAGCTTTCCATAAACTCTTGCGCTTCAGATGTTGCAGATCCTGA